Genomic DNA from Ruminococcus sp. OA3:
TTTTCCGTCGGCCAGGACAGGTAGACCATACCGGGCTGGACCATATGCTCAAAATTTTCATCATGAAAATGCCCCAGTATAAAATCCTCAATCTGCTGTGCGGTAATCTTGCCATCATCACACGGCAGAGACAGGACCTTATGGCCGGATGCTTCAATGGCACCGCTTTCATGGACATTTATATGTCCTGTAGAGGCGCAGATGACTCCCTGATGCGGACGCAGTATGGAAGAGATCACCGTTGTGTTTGTCTGCGTACCACCCACCAGAAAGTGTATGTCTGCGTCAGGTGAAAGACAGGCTTTTTTAATATGTCTTCGGGCGGCGTCACAGTGACAGTCGACACCGTAGCCGGGGGTCTGCTCCATGTTTGTATCACATAACCTTTGTATGATTAACGGATGTGCACCTTCGGCATAATCAGATTCAAATCGTATCATGAAAAAATCCTCCGTCTATCCGGCGCGTAGCGGTTTTTAAATTCCGCACGTGCTTTTTGCGTATATTCTTTTATAAATGCAGTCTTTGCCTTTGTGTAGGAATCCCGGTCATTTTTGTATTCCATGGCAAGCTTCTGCTTTAACACTGCATAATCCCGGGAGATATTCTCGTGCAGTATCAGGTAATCCCTGAAATAGAGTTCATCCCAATCCCCGAAATAGCGTATGTGAAGATGATACACCTGGCTGGCGAAACCATTTGGTGTATATCCCTTATTAAATACAAGTTTCAGTTCGGGCATATAGCTCTCAGACATACATATCCATCCGCTCGATTCAAGCGTGGATTTGAGTTCTACAATATTGCAGTCTTCTGCAATTTCCATCAGTATATCAACAATTGGCTTGGCTATCAGTCCCTCCACGGAGGTGCTGCCGATATGGTGAATCTGAATTACCTGGTCCTTTTCAATAAGCTGAAGCAAACAGTTTTTTTCCATACGATACCATTTTTTGTATTGTGTGTTATGCTCTCTCAGAATGATCGGAAACAGCGTCCAAAGCTCCTGCAGTGGCATATCAAGCAGTATTGCAGCCACAGGATTTTTACGGGGGACTGTCACGCAATATGCAGTATAGCTGTAATCCAGATGGTACCCCAGCCTTTCTGCAAGTGATACGGATCTGAGATCGTGTGCATCCCATCCTGGATACAGGCCACGCTGCCGGCATTCCAGAATCAATTTTGCACAGCATGCGAGAGCAAGCCCCTTTTTGCGGTATTCCGGTCTGGTATCCACTTCAATTTCTATACTGCCGTTGCTGACTGCATAGGAGGATGCCCCCGACACCAGGAGGCCTTTATATAATACACCGGCGCCGATACCATGTTCCCTGTAATTTTCGTAGGAAGGGAATAAAGCACATAAATCCCTGGACCAGTCTTCCCGGAAGGTAAGCTGATAAATATTTTCATCGATCATCTGCAGTGAATAGCCATCAGGAAGCCTGTTAATAAACTCATTTAACAAAAAATCATTAAAAACGCCGGGTTCTTTTTTAATAGCATATCGGGTAAACCTTCGGGCACGCCTGCCCCAGACCAGTTCAATTAAAGAATCCCAGGTTTCATTTTCGGGAATCATAAGGATTTCGGATGCATCATAGTCCGGTGGAATGTTGCGGACCAGATTTTCATCTGGCCTTCCCGCCAGGAAACTGAAAGCCCCAATGATGATCTGTGCGGAAACGGGAGCGTCAGTATTATCTGCGTATGCACAGCCCATCCGGTTTTCCAGGCAGGAATGAACCATGGACTGATGAAAGTTTTTAAACAGGGGCGCAATCCGTATTTTTTGATCTTTACGCAAACGCTGCATCGCATGATCCTCCGTTTCCGGCTGTCCTGCATATGCACTGATAACAGCCATTTTTTTTATTATATAACAAATGATGCTGAACAGGCAATGAAAATGCAGTTGTTACAGGAAATTACCGCAATTGACAAAGATAATTCCCCCCGATATAATGTAACAGTTGACATTAGTGTCATTATTGAACGGGGGAGTTATTTATGAACAAAAGAACATTAAAAGTGGCATTCCCATATACACTTCCCGTGTTGATGGGGTATATTTTCCTGGGGATCGCATTTGGTGTGCTGCTTGGGAGCAAGGGATACCATGTGGGGTGGGCACTCCTCATGAGTCTTTTTATCTACGCAGGGTCCATGCAGTTTGTGGCAATTGACCTGCTGGCGGGAGCGTTTAACCCGGCATCTGCCATGCTGGTGACGCTTATGGTCAATGCGCGTCACATTTTTTACGGATTATCCATGCTGGATAAATTTAAAATTAGCGGTAAGCTCAAACCGTATATGATCTTTTCGCTGACGGATGAGACTTATTCTCTTCTCTGTGCATCAGAACCACCGCAGGGTGTTGACCGCAAATGGTTTATGTTCTGCATCGCAGTACTGAACCAGCTGTATTGGGTGACGGGTTCTGTCATTGGAAATGTAGCTGGCAGTATTATAAAATTTAATTCCACAGGGATTGATTTTGCCATGACCGCATTATTTATCGTGATTTTTATTGAACAGTGGGAGAGCACAGAGAACCATATACCTGCGCTTCTGGGTCTCGGAATTACACTGCTGTGTTTGATCGTATTTGGCCGGGACTGGTTCATCATCGCATCAATGGCCGGGATATTTCTGAGTCTCGTGGGTCTGCACGGGCGATTGAAGAAAAGGGGGGAGACGGTATGACATCCACACAGGCGCTGATTACAGTCCTTGTTATCGCAGCGGTAACCGTACTGACAAGAGTGCTGCCGTTTGCAATGTTTCCGGGCAATAAAAGGACGCCGGAATTTATTCTTTATCTGGGTGAAGTTCTTCCGTTTGCAATTATCGGCATGCTGGTGGTGTATTGTTTTAAGTCTGTATCGTTTCTTCAGGCGCCTTTTGGTGTGCCTGAAGTGATCGCTGCGGCATTCGTGATTTTTATACATAAATGGAAACATCATCTTTTGTTGAGCATTGGCGGAGGGACGATTTTATATATGCTGCTGGTGCAGCTTGTATTCTGAGAAGCCGGCACATAACAGTATGAGGTATGAGACATTCTGTCCTGAGATATAATATAATAAGTACACACAGCGATCAGGTCTGCAGATGAAAGAGCGTTTTTCTTTTGTTGTTACGGCGGTTCTCATATTTTTACTGGTACCGGTTATTATCACATTTCTGCTTTCGGGCAGACAGTCGATCACAATAGAGAAAGAGCCGGATGCGGAAAATTATCTGGCAGGAATTGTCTACCGGCAGGTGGCTGCGGATTGTCCGCTGGAGGCTGTCAAGGCCCAGGTCGTGCTGGCCAGAAGTACATTTGTCCGTCAGGTAAAAGAAGGTTCCATGACGAAAAAGCAACTGGAGCAGATTGCCCAGAATCTGAAATCTGATATGGAGAACAGAAACTTTGAAAAACAGTATGAACTGATCCAGCGGGCAGTCATCGCTACCAGGGGAGAAGTACTTGCACATGATGGAGAAATCTGTTTTGGGGTATTTCATCGCCTCAGCACTGGAAAGACCAGAAGTGCAGAAAGTGTATTGCAGGATGCTTCCTATAATTATTTAACGGGAGTAGAAAGTGTGAGGGATCAGGAGGCGGATGATTATCTGACCGGACATTATTTTACGCCGGCGTTTCTGGAGAAAGAGTTCCGGGACTTCGGGATTACATATTCTGCTTCCGCCGGGGACGTTATCGAGGTGGCAGAGCGGGATGATGCCGATTATGTTATAAGTGTAAAAATCGGAAGCCAGACTTGTACCGGAGAAGAGCTGCGTCAGATGCTGCGTTTGCCGTCTGCCAGTTTTGTGGTTGAACAGTTGGACGGAAAAGTACGTTTTTTGTGCAGAGGAGCCGGTCACGGGCTTGGGATGAGTCAGTATGGTGCCGGATGCATGGCCCGGGAAGGGAGTACATATCGTGAAATTCTGGAACATTATTTTCCGGAAACGGAAATTCTTGTAACGAAAAAGTGAATAGAAACGTCATATTCGGGAAATCTATAAGAGAAATACTTAAACTGTTAGAGGTGAAGAATATGATGAGAAAAGAAAGAAATTTAAGGCTGGCTGTCAGCGGAATCCTGCTGCTGGCTGTCGTTGCAGCTGGTATCGGCATGTACCGGGCGGACCAGAAAGGAAACACAAAACAGGATACGCAGATCAGGAATGAGGAACTGGCAGAGGAGACGCCTCTATCAGATGGAGAAGCTGCGGAAAATGAAGAAACAGAAAGTACAGACGTTAACACTTCCAATGCTGAGGCACAGATGGAAGGCACAGAAGATGATGGAACGGATGAAAACGCAGAAACGGCGGATAATACTGAAGTACAGGACGAGACAGCTGCAGATGAGACGGCAGCTCAGGATGTACAGGAAGTTCTGCCCTCTCTTGATTTCAACGACAATACCGTTATGGAATGGCCGGTATCCGGCGATGTCCTGATTGATTACAGCATGGACGGGGCAGTATATTTTCCGACACTGGAAGTTTACAAGTATAATCCGGCAGTGATCCTGAGTGCGGAAGCTGACCAGCAGGTACTTGCGGCTGCCAACAGCAAGGTATTATCAGTTGAGGAGGATTCCGAGACAGGTATGACTGTGACCATGGATATGGGAAATGGCTATCAGGCAGTTTATGGACAGCTGAAGGATGTATCCGTTGCTCCTGAGCAGACGATCACAGCAGGAACGGTGATCGGTACTGTTGCACAGCCGACAAAATACTATTCGTCTGAAGGAACAAATCTGTATTTTGCTCTCACAAAAGACGGAACAGCAGTTGATCCGTTCATGTATCTCCCGACAGAAGAAGAATAATCTTTTCACAAAACGAGGGGAATATCGTATAATAAAGTATAGATGAAAGGGCAGTGTAAAATTCGCAATCGAATTTTTTACAGATATATTTTTTACACCATGAGTGATGTACCCTTTATCGATTGCTTTAGTATAAACGGTTTTGCAGACATTTGTTTGCAAAACTGTACATAGCCCGGGGAAGAATAATCATGAATTATACGTACATTGTAAAATGTAAAGACGGCAGTCTTTACACCGGATGGACAAACAATCTGGATAAACGCATCAGCGCTCATAATGCCGGACAGGGAGCACGCTATACAAAAAGCCGCAGGCCTGTGACGCTCGTACACTATGAGTCGTTTGAGACGAAAGAAGAGGCGATGCGCAGGGAATACGCGATTAAACAGATGACACGCGCACAAAAAATAAAATTATGCCGTGAGAATATGGAATTGAAAGTGTGAATAAACTTTATTCCCGCAGGCAGCGGGCATTTAATTATAACAGGGGGCCTTCTGGCCCCCTGTTCCGTTTGCGGTTAAAGTCTATGGTGCAGCCATAAACTTTATTTTTCAATTCCTTTTCTGGAGCAGAGCCCCTGATCAAATGGATGTTTGATTTTACGAATTTCTGAAACATAATCCGCCAGATCGATTAAGTTCTGACTCGGATTTTGTCCTGTCAGGATAATTTCCAGATTTTCCGGTTTGTTTTTAAGATAATCAACAAGAAGTTCTTCATTAAATAATCCTGCCCTGATCGTGTAGATAAGCTCATCAAAGAATACCATATCAAAGTTTTCATCGCCTATCATCTGTGTGAGCATTTTAAACTGATTTTCATAGTAGTCTTTTCGTTCTTTTTTCTCATCTTCCGTCATCTGAAAACTGAACTTTTCACACTCCAGCCCATCTACGAACCTGATATTTGGAACCTTTTCAAGGATCTTCCGTTCACTGGTAGAATTATTCTTCATGAACTGATAGATCAATACCTTATATCCGTACCCGGCTGCACGCGTGGAAAGCCCCATTCCTGTGGTGGTCTTTCCTTTGCCGTCCCCACAGTAGATGTGGATGCATCCTGTCTGCTTTTCCATAATAACTTCCTTTCTAATATAATTATAATTACCGTTATAGAAAGTATATCAGGCTTAAAGCTCATTGGCAAGTTCTCTGCCGTTTGCAAATGCATCGGCATTTTCAAGGGTAACAGTGGCGATGGCTTCCATGGCCTCACGGGTGAAAAAGCCCATATGTGAGGTGATCAGAACATTTGGAAAAGCAGTCAGCCGAATCAGATTCTCATCATTTATAATATCATTTGAACGATCCTCATAAAAGACTCCGTCCTCTTCCTCGTATACATCCAGGCCTACACCTGCGAACTTTTTGCCAGCAAGTCCCTCGATCAGTGCAGCGGTATCGATCAATGCACCGCGTGATGTGTTGATTAAATAAACTTCATCCTTCATTTGGGATATAGCCGACTGATTAATCAGATAATGTGTATCATCGGTCAGCGGACAGTGAAGGGAAATAATGTCTGACTGGGCGAAAAGCGTTTCTCTGTCAGTGTATGTGATGTTCAGAGAAGCGTTTGGGTAAGGATCATATGCCAAAACATTCATTCCAAATCCCTGACAGATTCGTATCATGGACTGTCCAATCTTTCCGGTTCCGATGATACCTGCCGTGCGGCCAAACAGGGTCTGCCCCATCAATCCGTTGATGCTCATGTTAAAATCCCGCGTTCGGGTATATGCCCTGTGCGTATAGCGGTTTACCGTCAGCAAAAGAGCCATCGCGTATTCTGCGACTGCATCCGGTGAATAGCTTGGAACACGAAGTACATGAATGCGTCCGCGTGCGGCATCCAGGTCAACGTGATTGTAACCCGCGCTGCGCAGCAGGATTGCCTTAACGCCAAGGCGGCATAACTTGTCAATCATTTCAGCTGTGACGGTGTCGTTGACAAAAATGCAGATTGCCTCACAACCTGACGCCAGCGGAATGGAAGAATCTTTCAGTGGACTTTCCAGAAAATGAATCTTAAAATCATATTGATGTGACATGGGCTCAAACCAGAGCCTGTCATAAGGTTTTGTACTGTAAAATGCAATATTCATAATGTCCTCCAGGTCTTTTTACTATGATTATGCGGAGAATACACCGGGAATATTCAGATTTAGATATACAAGTAAAAAATGCGGAAACAGGCATTAATATGTGCTATTTATGAGGCTATAAATTATGATACAGTAAAAACGTACAATATATGAAAAGAAATCAATAAAAAAACTGGCATAAGATACAAAAAACAGAGGTTAGCGCATAAGCCGGCGGTAAATCTTAGGTGAACAGCCTACTTTGTCTGAAAAAATATTAATAAAACTGCCGCTGCTGCCATATCCGACTTCATATGCGATTTCTGTAATTGTCTTTGAGGTTCTTATCAGGAGAATTTTAGCTTTATCCATCCTTGAATTGATAACATAATCCATTGGCGAGTATCCGGTCTCATCTTTAAAACGGTGTGAAAAATAGTAGATACTCAGATTAGAGAGATCTGCAAGTTCCTGGAGCGTTATTTTTTTCCCTACATTATCACGGATATAGCGTATCGCTATGTGTACAGGACTTTCTTCTGACGGTGTACTGTAATCATCCAGATCGTTCAGCATCTGCAGCAGCTTATAAATGCGCATGGAAGTGGCAAACATGTTTTCAATACCGCCGTTTTCATAAAAATAAACTGTATTGTAGAGAAAATTTCCGATCAGAAGATTGTTTTTTGAACGAATCAGCGGTCCCCGCACAGAGAGAATATGCTCTACGATCTCATGAGAATTGGAACCGTCAAAATGCATAAATGTAAATTCCAGTCCGTTCTCAGCCTGATAGTAATGGGGATTGGAGCAGTCGATCAAAACAACGTCTCCTTTTTGCGCATCGAATTTTTGATTCATATGCTCGACATGCATGATGCCTTCGCGGATATACATGACAAGCAGCGGCGGATAATAGTCGCGTTTCATCATATAACGTGACGTTGAAAAGTAATGACCGCACCATGTCATATAGAAATAAAGTTGTTCTGCCAGAGCTGAAGGGGTAAAAGAAAAACAAATAGAATGGTCCAGAATTCCGGGATCGACACTTTTCATAAAAATTCTCCTTCGTTTAAAAAATTAAAATAAATGGCTAATATTATAATAAAACAGTGACTTTGGTTAGATTTGTTGTGCAAATCTTAACATAAATTTTATAAAAAAGCAAGATAGATGAATGGCATAGCAAATTTGCACATTGGTTTTCATATGTATTTAGACTATAATACCAAACATGAACAAAACATGAACGGATTGTTTAGGAATAATGACGATACATCGTTGAAATTTACAGGAAGTTCATAAAAAGTTGTTTTTTATGGACAACAAAATGCATGTGATTGAAACTAGGACAAAATCCTGAAAAAACAGGATAAATCAACTTTTGGGTTTTTAATGTGCTCTAAACGCGGAAAGCGTACTATAGAGAAATTTAAGGAAGTGGGAGGTTATGTGTAATGGAGTCTCAAAGCAACAAGAATTTTTTGACCACTCTGAAAAAGCAGGGTATAGTGTTTGCGATGATTCTGGTCTATGTGGTATTTGCGGTAATATCCAAACAGTTTCGTACGCCAGACAACTTTATTCTGATTTTCAGGCAGGTGGCCACCATCGCCGTAATGGGTGCAGGTATGACATTCGTCATCATCGGAGGGAACTTCGACCTGTCCGTCGGCTCCCTGCTGTCACTGTGCAGCGTCATCTGTATTGACCTGCATGACAAGATCGGGCCGGTCCCGGCGATCCTCGTGACGCTGGTAGTCGGTATGGCATCCGGTGTGATCAGCGGATATCTGTGCGGGTATCTCAGGCTGAATTCCATGATCGTTACCCTGGGTATGATGAACGTACTGCAGGCGCTGGCGATGATGTATACGAACGGCCAGTTTGTGCAGATGGCAGACAGCAACGCGTGGTTTACAAAGATCGGAAAGGGAAGTATCGGCCCGGTCCCGATTTCCACCATCATCATGGCGCTGTTTATCATCATCATGGGAATCGTGCTGACCAAGACCGTATACGGGCATCATGTGATGTCGGTGGGAGGAAATGATGAAGCGTGCCGTTACAGTGGAATCAACGATAAGCTGGTGATCCTGAAGACGTTTGTACTGTCGGGCCTTGCGACGGCAGTGGGTGCGATCATGCTGTGTTCGCGGGGTGCGGCGGCGCAGGCTACGATCGGTGAAACTTATGAATTTGATGTTATCTCAGGAGTCATCCTTGGAGGTGCATCCTTAAGCGGAGGAAGCGGAAGTGTCTATAAGACTTTCGTGGGAGTGATGATCCTTGGTATCCTGAAAAACGGATTCGTGATCGTGGGTCTGCCTTATTACCTGCAGTGGGTGGCACAGTGTGTAGTAATTCTGATAGCGGTATATATGGATATCATGACAAAAAGAAAGAAGGGTGTGTAAATGAGCTGGGGAAACATTAAAAAATTTCTGTCTAAGAACACGATCATACCAATCTGGATTGTATTTTTCGTATTTGCAGTCATCTTCGTGCCTGGATTTCTGAACGTGAACAACCTGTTCAACGTCTTTAACCAGAACGCCATGAAGGGTATTATGGCGATAGGTATGACATTTGTAATCATCAACAGCTACTTTGATATGTCAACGTGTACGTTGGTAGCATTGGCAGCATCCCTTGCCTGTGGCCTGGAAGGGAGCATCGGAATGATCCCCGGAATCATCGTGGCATTGCTGGTAGGGTGCCTGGTAGGCGCCATCAACGGATTCCTGGTAGCATATGCAAGAATCAACGCATTCGTCGTTACCCTGGCGATGATGCTTGGGTGCCGGGGATTCGGATACATATACCATGCGGAGCAGTCCCTGATCCCGAACCATACGGATGCAGGGTGGGCATTCATTGATTTCGGAGCGGGAAAGATCGGGCCGTTATCGTATATCAGCATTATCTTCATCGTACTGCTGCTTCTGGCGCACTATGTGCTGAAATATACGACACATGGGCGAAATACCTATGCGGTAGGAGGAAACGAGAACTCTGCGTTTAATGCAGGAATCAATTATAAACGGACAACGTTTATCAACTTTGTGATCTGCGGTTTTACAGGAGCACTGGGAGGAATCCTGTATGCAGCGTTTGCAGGCTCCTCGACCCCGACGCTGGGATGGCCGGATATGCACATGCTGGTAATTGCGGGCGTTGTACTGGGCGGATGTAAGCTGACAGGGGGAGTAGGAAACATCTGGTATACCTTAGGAGGTATCATGCTGCTGGGAGTGATCAACAATATGATGAACCTTCTGAACGTACAGACATACGTGAACCGTCTGGTGACGGGCCTGATCATGATCGGGGTCCTGTACCTGGATAAGGTCATGATGCATAAGAAAACCAAAAAAGCAAACCTAGAATAGCTTTGTAACCCTTTTTGTATTATCATGCGAGAGCATTTTAATAAAATATCATTTCAAGAAACAGGAGGAAGAGAAATGAAGAAAAAATTATTAGCAGTAATCAGCGCAGCGTTGGTAGCATCTATGCTCCTGACCGGATGCGGCGGCAGCAGCAAAGATTCAGCAGCAACAAATGATGCAGCGACAACAGACGACGCATCCAAGGATGATGCAGCAGCAGATGACGCGTCCAAAGATGATGCGGCAGCTTCTGGCGATGCAAGCAGCGCAAAAATCGGTATGGTTGTAAACAACTCCGGACAGGACCCATACCAGACTTCTTACTACGACACAATGAATTCCTATGCGAAAGAAAAAGGCGTTGACCTTCAGATCCTTGACCCGAAGGGTGATGCTACAACACAGGCTAACCAGATTCAGGACCTGATCAACATGAAATGCGATGTTATCATCGTATGGCCGGTTAACGGTGAGACAGCTGTTGCTTCTGTAAGAGCAATCAATAAAGCTGGTATCCCGTGTCTGACAGCAAACACAAATGTTGCTGAATCCGGTGAAGAATTCATCAAATGCTACGTTGGACCTTCAAATGTAGAAGAAGGAAAGCAGTCTGCACAGGCTATGGTTGAAGCTCTTGGAAATGATGCTAAGATCGTTGAAATTGCAGGACCTGCAGGATACACAACATCTCTGGAACGTTCTCAGGGTCTGAAAGAAGGTATCGAAGGAAC
This window encodes:
- a CDS encoding GNAT family N-acetyltransferase, yielding MQRLRKDQKIRIAPLFKNFHQSMVHSCLENRMGCAYADNTDAPVSAQIIIGAFSFLAGRPDENLVRNIPPDYDASEILMIPENETWDSLIELVWGRRARRFTRYAIKKEPGVFNDFLLNEFINRLPDGYSLQMIDENIYQLTFREDWSRDLCALFPSYENYREHGIGAGVLYKGLLVSGASSYAVSNGSIEIEVDTRPEYRKKGLALACCAKLILECRQRGLYPGWDAHDLRSVSLAERLGYHLDYSYTAYCVTVPRKNPVAAILLDMPLQELWTLFPIILREHNTQYKKWYRMEKNCLLQLIEKDQVIQIHHIGSTSVEGLIAKPIVDILMEIAEDCNIVELKSTLESSGWICMSESYMPELKLVFNKGYTPNGFASQVYHLHIRYFGDWDELYFRDYLILHENISRDYAVLKQKLAMEYKNDRDSYTKAKTAFIKEYTQKARAEFKNRYAPDRRRIFS
- a CDS encoding AzlC family ABC transporter permease — translated: MNKRTLKVAFPYTLPVLMGYIFLGIAFGVLLGSKGYHVGWALLMSLFIYAGSMQFVAIDLLAGAFNPASAMLVTLMVNARHIFYGLSMLDKFKISGKLKPYMIFSLTDETYSLLCASEPPQGVDRKWFMFCIAVLNQLYWVTGSVIGNVAGSIIKFNSTGIDFAMTALFIVIFIEQWESTENHIPALLGLGITLLCLIVFGRDWFIIASMAGIFLSLVGLHGRLKKRGETV
- a CDS encoding AzlD domain-containing protein, with the translated sequence MTSTQALITVLVIAAVTVLTRVLPFAMFPGNKRTPEFILYLGEVLPFAIIGMLVVYCFKSVSFLQAPFGVPEVIAAAFVIFIHKWKHHLLLSIGGGTILYMLLVQLVF
- a CDS encoding SpoIID/LytB domain-containing protein, with amino-acid sequence MKERFSFVVTAVLIFLLVPVIITFLLSGRQSITIEKEPDAENYLAGIVYRQVAADCPLEAVKAQVVLARSTFVRQVKEGSMTKKQLEQIAQNLKSDMENRNFEKQYELIQRAVIATRGEVLAHDGEICFGVFHRLSTGKTRSAESVLQDASYNYLTGVESVRDQEADDYLTGHYFTPAFLEKEFRDFGITYSASAGDVIEVAERDDADYVISVKIGSQTCTGEELRQMLRLPSASFVVEQLDGKVRFLCRGAGHGLGMSQYGAGCMAREGSTYREILEHYFPETEILVTKK
- a CDS encoding M23 family metallopeptidase, translating into MMRKERNLRLAVSGILLLAVVAAGIGMYRADQKGNTKQDTQIRNEELAEETPLSDGEAAENEETESTDVNTSNAEAQMEGTEDDGTDENAETADNTEVQDETAADETAAQDVQEVLPSLDFNDNTVMEWPVSGDVLIDYSMDGAVYFPTLEVYKYNPAVILSAEADQQVLAAANSKVLSVEEDSETGMTVTMDMGNGYQAVYGQLKDVSVAPEQTITAGTVIGTVAQPTKYYSSEGTNLYFALTKDGTAVDPFMYLPTEEE
- a CDS encoding GIY-YIG nuclease family protein, whose protein sequence is MNYTYIVKCKDGSLYTGWTNNLDKRISAHNAGQGARYTKSRRPVTLVHYESFETKEEAMRREYAIKQMTRAQKIKLCRENMELKV
- a CDS encoding cob(I)yrinic acid a,c-diamide adenosyltransferase — protein: MEKQTGCIHIYCGDGKGKTTTGMGLSTRAAGYGYKVLIYQFMKNNSTSERKILEKVPNIRFVDGLECEKFSFQMTEDEKKERKDYYENQFKMLTQMIGDENFDMVFFDELIYTIRAGLFNEELLVDYLKNKPENLEIILTGQNPSQNLIDLADYVSEIRKIKHPFDQGLCSRKGIEK
- a CDS encoding 2-hydroxyacid dehydrogenase, which codes for MNIAFYSTKPYDRLWFEPMSHQYDFKIHFLESPLKDSSIPLASGCEAICIFVNDTVTAEMIDKLCRLGVKAILLRSAGYNHVDLDAARGRIHVLRVPSYSPDAVAEYAMALLLTVNRYTHRAYTRTRDFNMSINGLMGQTLFGRTAGIIGTGKIGQSMIRICQGFGMNVLAYDPYPNASLNITYTDRETLFAQSDIISLHCPLTDDTHYLINQSAISQMKDEVYLINTSRGALIDTAALIEGLAGKKFAGVGLDVYEEEDGVFYEDRSNDIINDENLIRLTAFPNVLITSHMGFFTREAMEAIATVTLENADAFANGRELANEL
- a CDS encoding AraC family transcriptional regulator, whose product is MKSVDPGILDHSICFSFTPSALAEQLYFYMTWCGHYFSTSRYMMKRDYYPPLLVMYIREGIMHVEHMNQKFDAQKGDVVLIDCSNPHYYQAENGLEFTFMHFDGSNSHEIVEHILSVRGPLIRSKNNLLIGNFLYNTVYFYENGGIENMFATSMRIYKLLQMLNDLDDYSTPSEESPVHIAIRYIRDNVGKKITLQELADLSNLSIYYFSHRFKDETGYSPMDYVINSRMDKAKILLIRTSKTITEIAYEVGYGSSGSFINIFSDKVGCSPKIYRRLMR
- a CDS encoding ABC transporter permease: MESQSNKNFLTTLKKQGIVFAMILVYVVFAVISKQFRTPDNFILIFRQVATIAVMGAGMTFVIIGGNFDLSVGSLLSLCSVICIDLHDKIGPVPAILVTLVVGMASGVISGYLCGYLRLNSMIVTLGMMNVLQALAMMYTNGQFVQMADSNAWFTKIGKGSIGPVPISTIIMALFIIIMGIVLTKTVYGHHVMSVGGNDEACRYSGINDKLVILKTFVLSGLATAVGAIMLCSRGAAAQATIGETYEFDVISGVILGGASLSGGSGSVYKTFVGVMILGILKNGFVIVGLPYYLQWVAQCVVILIAVYMDIMTKRKKGV
- a CDS encoding ABC transporter permease; this encodes MSWGNIKKFLSKNTIIPIWIVFFVFAVIFVPGFLNVNNLFNVFNQNAMKGIMAIGMTFVIINSYFDMSTCTLVALAASLACGLEGSIGMIPGIIVALLVGCLVGAINGFLVAYARINAFVVTLAMMLGCRGFGYIYHAEQSLIPNHTDAGWAFIDFGAGKIGPLSYISIIFIVLLLLAHYVLKYTTHGRNTYAVGGNENSAFNAGINYKRTTFINFVICGFTGALGGILYAAFAGSSTPTLGWPDMHMLVIAGVVLGGCKLTGGVGNIWYTLGGIMLLGVINNMMNLLNVQTYVNRLVTGLIMIGVLYLDKVMMHKKTKKANLE
- a CDS encoding sugar ABC transporter substrate-binding protein — encoded protein: MKKKLLAVISAALVASMLLTGCGGSSKDSAATNDAATTDDASKDDAAADDASKDDAAASGDASSAKIGMVVNNSGQDPYQTSYYDTMNSYAKEKGVDLQILDPKGDATTQANQIQDLINMKCDVIIVWPVNGETAVASVRAINKAGIPCLTANTNVAESGEEFIKCYVGPSNVEEGKQSAQAMVEALGNDAKIVEIAGPAGYTTSLERSQGLKEGIEGTNIQVLDSQTGEGNREKCQQVMENYLVKYGKGELDAVFTFDDNAAFGAWNAIEAAGRQDDVKIFAAAAGSYETVQYVKDGKIQATAMQSPHFDAKAALDMAVKLAAGEEPEEFYNYIETPVATPDNVDSLGLEEW